GGGCCTATAAGGATATCCCCTCTCTATACAGCATCATATAGAGCTTTTGGGTTTACTGTACTTACGCTGACCTTATTATTAGCAATGCTGGATGTTTAATATGAATGTCCTGCACTGGAACAGGAAATAAAGAGAAGCAGAACAGGTCCACTTTAACATCGGTGACACAACGTTTGTTTCTGTCAGTCAAACTCAGTCTCACACCTTATTGAGCACGATGCTCTGTGGCTGTTCTGGAAGTAAAGCTTTAGTTGTGAGTTTGCAGGTTTAGTGACTCTGCAAAAGTCTGAAATGCAGTAAGaacaaaaattatttaatagGTCTTAAAATAGACTGAGAGATTATGATGTTATTGTTTTCCTTCATCCATTAGTTTTTGGGGGACATGTATATCTTGATCAAGCCTGTAAGAAAACTATCAAATGAAATCTTGTAAACATAATCAATAACCACCAATGTGAGCTTCCCAGCgtgctgtgatggtgggggAATATTAGCCTGAAACGTGTTCCAGCATGCAAACCTTTTTCAGTGACCCTTCTACTTAAGTTGTTCCACCAATAGAACCCTTCAAATGTTGTAGAGGTGCAGCTGTGTTAAGAGGGTCTCATCAAGAAGACTCCAGACGATGGGCCTCCTTTTGACCCACAGTATAAATTTATAAAGCAGAGCTCTATAATTATGTAACTTGCTGACTAGATGATTAAATGTACCATccttgttggtcagcagtgggaatattttaatattgtaTGGAATGTTGTTTCTGAGATGTTACGATGCCAACCACCAGTAGATGGAGCTGCTGCAccttcctctgtctcctcaacCCAAAAAATGCTACTTCTAGAagttaaaactgaaataatttattttaatgtgattaaaataaattatttctcACCATCATGTTATTAAGGTTACCTGGACTAAGGTGTGATTGAATCACCTGGGAAGAGACGGCACTTgaggggtatttttttttttttttttcccgtagGCCTTCACATTTGCTCAGTGACGTAAGGACCACCTCTATCATGTCAATGCTACCAGGTTTTAAATACCTGAGACTCTCCAGGTATTttcactatactgccaaaagtgttcactcgtctgccttgagtaacatcccactCTTAGCCCAGCCTTTGcacctataacagcttcagctcttctgggtgattcatccctccagagaacacgtctccacggCTCTacagtccagtggcggcgtgctttacaccactgcatccgacactctgcattgagcttggtgatggaaggcttggatgcagctgccatggaaatccattcatgaagctctctacacagtgttcttgagctgatctgaaggtcacatgaaggttggaggtctgtagtgattgactctgcagaaagttggtgacctctgtgcactatgaccctcagcatcctctgaccccactctgtgattttacgtggcctaccacttcatgcctgagttgctgtcattcccaatcgcttccactttgttataatcccactaacagctgactgtggaacatttagcagtgactggacttgttgcacaggtatcatcctatcacggtaccatgctggaactcactgagctcctgagagcgacccgttctttcactgatgtttgtagaagcagtctgcatgtctaggtgctgatttatacacctgtggaagtgactggaacacctgaactcgatgatctggatggatgagtgaacaCTTTGGCAGTGTAGTGTATCTCTCAGCTtatagaactgaagaagcctcttggatgagaagtGGAACGTCTTCATGAACCTAAAAAGAAGTTCAGTTCACCTCTGTGCTGATTAAACCTACGCAGACGTATTATAAATATCTGTGTAGGTTTGGACAACACTGATATTTTGGACCTTATTCTTGGACTTCTTAAAGCTTGTTGATGTTTCTACAAAGCGACCTATCCCAAACTGCTAACGAGAGAAGTTCAAATGTTCCAATCAGCATTTTCAGATGAGCAGCTCTCTCATTTTCCTTTGTAgtctttgtcatttcttttaacATGAAATGCATCTTAATTTGGTCCTAAAAACGAAGAAATCCAGATTAGTTTGAATTTTATCATCAGGCGACTTTTTCTTATGGCTGTCAAAGGTCACGATGCAGATTcacaaaaatgtgtgtattttgaaTCTGTtagttgaaaaaaataaatgctttagGCATAAACTTATTAATATCAGATTCATCCAAACCCAGATTAGAAATAATCCTGCAGAGGGAAGTCATGCACTGATAACCTGTCACGTGGacgtatttttatttaaattttatgtatttgtttgtctgtcatCCTTGTTTAAGCGTTTACCTGTTACACCTGTTTAGGATTTCTTTATTGATCACTTCCTGTCTGTCGCCGGCAGCGCTCCTTCCCATACATTTCAGCCATGGTGAACAACGGGTCGGTGAGTTACGACCACGGGAAAGACGGTCGGTCGTCAGAGCTGGGGGGCTGCTCGGCTGAGCTCAGGAACAGAGATCACGACACGTACCTCGCCATTCGCTACTCCAAAGGACGGCTGACGGTGAGTGACCTTCGATTTTTCTCACGGATGCTGCAGAGTCTGCTCCATGAGCACGAGAGGGTGGAGTTATTCCAGTTTTTCAGGTTTTGTTAGGACAACCCTCCTTTTCTCTGACCTCCCCTGCAGGTGATGGTCGACATGGACGACAAGAACGAGTGGAAGGAGTGCATCGACATCGGGGGCGTTCGTCTTCCTACCGGATATTTCTTTGGGGCTTCGGCAGCTACGGGAGATCTGTCTGGTAGGTCAGAGCTCCACTTCTGGGGTTTTTCTGCTTGAATGTTCCAACATCCTCTTAAATCATTTAGGTTTTATTCTCATCACATTGTTACATTGCAAAGTTGTAGTTGAAACTGAAAATTGAAACTGAATCTTCTCAGATAACCACGACATCATTTCCATGAAGCTCTACCAGCTGATGGTGGAACACACACCTGAAGAGGAGAACCTGGACTGGACGAAGATCGAGCCCAGCGTCAGCCTGCTCAAGTCCCCTAAAGGTAGGTTCAAATTATacaaaactttatttgtaatgctttttatctcttgtttcctttgttttaaaGAGAGTCTCTCTTAAAAGCAAAGAGCGGTCCTCTTCAGCTCCGTAGACATTACACTgatgttcttcctcctcctcagacaACATCGACGATCCTACCGGAAACTTCCGCGGCACGCCTCTCACCGGCTGGAAggtgttcctgctgctgctgtgcgcTTTGCTGGGGATCGTGGTGTGCGCCGTGGTGGGAGCTGTGGTTTTCCAGAAGAGACAGGAGAGGAACAAGAGGTTTTACTGAGGAGCCGTCGTCTAGTATTCCCATCAGGGAGGAATAAACGGTCTCCTGATGACAGATGGAGTACATTCAATGTGAATTTATTTTCTAAAGATTGTTTGTATCTGTGAAGCACTGCAGTGGGAGGGAAGCAGGTGGTGATGATGTGTTTGTACTGATTGATTGCAGGGTTAGAAtagatttattttcatttacaaacttgtaatttttttttttttaagagtgtaACGCCTGCTCTTTGTTAATCAGGTGTCTTCAGCCCGTTTCAGCTGCGGAGGTGAAGCTACAAAATGCTGAACGCTGGCATCGTGTTCTGTTCTGATCTTCCAAGCTGTTCTACATGATTTCTTACTGCAGAGAAGAAGTGGTCAGATATGTGTGGTATTGGCGATGTGGTGGTTTAGTGTTGATGTGCTGACCTGTGAGGAAGTCATTACAGCAAGCAGGAATTCTCCAGATTAAAGTCAGACCCTCAGGCTGCGGTCGAACAGTCCAATAATCTGTCGTTAATCATTTTTCTTGGATGTTAAAGGTGCGATGAGGTGAAAGAGGATCGATAAGGACCGGGGAAAAGAGACGGTCGCAGCCCGACTGCTCTCACTCAGACACTGCAAAAAGGTTATCTTACAAATTTTGACATGAGTTCTTGCTGCAGGCAGAATAAGGAAAAACTTGATTGGGTTGCAGTTTAGAATAATTGTTCTGTCAGAGTAAAGGTTAGTTATCcgtgtctcctcctcctgctgcgcaGATGATCCAGTCTCACGCCTTTATTCAGGCTTCCTGTGgctgcagcacagcagcaggcgcaacaaatgcaaactgaactgaactcactCTGATCAGATGTTCAGCAGTCATTCATACATATCTGCAGGTTATTAATGAGCATTTCCTTCATCGCAGTCACTGTGAGTCATGCTGATGGTGTAACTATGACTTGTGGGACAGTATTATCTCCTTTGACTAAGCATGCCTCAGTGTCTCCTCCACTAAAGGAGGCAATAAAGGAAGCATTAAAGCTCATTTCCTTAATATTTAGAGGATTCACCAGCTCTGGTTGTGGCTGCAGAGACTTCAGGaagttaaaaattcaaaaaaataGGACTCTTCTTCCGCAGCCTCTGCCTGATTTGACTTGAATTTGACTTCACGTTGTTTCCTCGTTCCACTTTTATCCGTCCCGTCGGaaagattcagttcagtttggaAGTGTTTCCCACCTGGATTTACATTTGAGAGAATAAATCTGTGTGGGTACAGCATGAATAATGGAAAAGCTGCACAGTGCGCACACAACAGTACTCAGTGATGCAGACGTTTCACAGCCGATGATGTCAGACTTCAGCCATCTTTAATGTCTCTGCTTATTTAACCCGTGTTCGATCAATAATTGTATGTATGATGTTAATTCTGCTGATGACCTCAGTTTGGTTTAATGTCAGGAAAGAAGGAAAGCACACGTTCACATTAGATAAGTCTGGACTCCCAATAAAAGGCTTACTGCTAAATTCATCCCTCAGGAGTCTCCTGAtttcagctgatcagctgtCAGATCTCAAGCCTGTCTCCATTCACTCCATAAACACTTCAGATTTTACAAACTTAAAGGGATGGTCGAGCAGCGGGACGTAACAGCAGCGAACATATTTCATAAAGAGATGGATCGTGTTGATGGAGGGATTTCCATCTGTGTTGAATTCTTCCTGCTTTAACTAAACGTCCGAGTAGAAAGCTGGGCTGGACGACGGAAACGACACACAATCGGTTATTTTATCCGGGTGACGGTACCAGGATGAGCCCTGACAGCCTGAATCTTACAAAtattaaatgctgtttttgtttttgaacagcAGCTATATTTAGAACaatgccttttatttttttagctgtgGTCAGAACTGTGTGACTCAGTCCTTTCAATGTAATGAATATTGATCCATGCTGAACGAACAAGTGCGAATGATGAATGAAAACAGGCAGCTGTCTCTCTGACCCACAGctgtctgatttctttttttcattgctcacattattaaaaaaaaaacatcaaactgagGATTTGATCACATGTTCATGTTcgctgacacgccttctgtgatatttcatttgaagtattcttatttgtttctgttcttaAAGCCGTTGGTGGAGGTTTTCTGCAGCATCAGTTTTTTTATGAGACCTGAAACAGCTCCTCTCATCAGAAATACAGTatggaaattaaaaatgaaacagtcTGACTGTTGATTGTAGTTATTCCAAGGTTTCAATACCATTTAATGAAGTCATGACTAACCCGAGTGAACCTGAGCGCTGCACGTAAAGCATTAAATGTTACAGAAAGTCATAAAGACGGACTCATAGAAACAGTTTGCTCTCTGCTGGTGTCAAAATGCTGAAATGTTACAGATCAACACCTGATTTTTTTAGACAGGAAACATCCAGAAGAGTCATCAGGAAAACTTCCCACTCCTTCAGTATCTAAAGCAGgcctcttcaactccaggcctcgagagcccctgccctgcaggttttagatgtgtctctgtttcaacacacctgagtcaaatatagaagtcattagcaggactctggagaacctgactgcatactgaggaggtaattcaggtgtgttggatcagggacacatctacagtaaaacctgcaggacaggggctctcgaggccaggagttgaagagccctgatctaaAGTAAAGGCATAAAGCTCAGTGCTCCCTGTGACACCTAATTAGAGTGCATAGTCTCTACCACCTcctccttctttcagctgctccctgtaGGGGgcgcctccatctcactctttcccagcatcctcctctgttactccaaccctctgcatgtcctccttcaatacatccatgaacctcctctgaggtcttcctcttctcctcctgcctgcagctccatcttcagtatctccaccctccctcctctgcacatgtccaaaccatctcagcctctctgactctgagctgtccctctgatggactcatttctaatcccgtccatcctgctcactcccagtgaagatctgagcatcttcagctcggcctcctgtctttgtgtcagagccactgtctccaaaccatcacagcaggtctcactaccatctttaaaccttccctttcactctggctgctctccttctgtcacagatcacccctgacactcgtctccaccctgctgcactctcttcttcacctctctttggatggctgaccccaggtatttaaactcatccaccttcactccctctgctccttgcagcttcacctttccacccGTCTCcctctcacgcacacacatggaTTCTGTCTCGCTTCTTCCGACTTTCATCCC
The sequence above is a segment of the Archocentrus centrarchus isolate MPI-CPG fArcCen1 chromosome 10, fArcCen1, whole genome shotgun sequence genome. Coding sequences within it:
- the lman2 gene encoding vesicular integral-membrane protein VIP36 isoform X2, which gives rise to MGGCGAFRGSALLFVLLELSLVCGDITDGNAEHLKREHSLTKPYQGVGNSPSSQWDFSGSTLVTSSYVRLTPDERSKQGSIWNTVPCYLKDWEMHVQFKIHGSGKKNLHGDGIAIWYTKDRLHSGPVFSNSAVFHGLAVFIDTYSNDDATDRSFPYISAMVNNGSVSYDHGKDGRSSELGGCSAELRNRDHDTYLAIRYSKGRLTVMVDMDDKNEWKECIDIGGVRLPTGYFFGASAATGDLSDNHDIISMKLYQLMVEHTPEEENLDWTKIEPSVSLLKSPKDNIDDPTGNFRGTPLTGWKVFLLLLCALLGIVVCAVVGAVVFQKRQERNKRFY
- the lman2 gene encoding vesicular integral-membrane protein VIP36 isoform X1, which produces MGGCGAFRGSALLFVLLELSLVCGDITDGNAEHLKREHSLTKPYQGVGNSPSSQWDFSGSTLVTSSYVRLTPDERSKQGSIWNTVPCYLKDWEMHVQFKIHGSGKKNLHGDGIAIWYTKDRLHSGPVFGNQDQFLGLAIFLDTFRNDLHGMDRSFPYISAMVNNGSVSYDHGKDGRSSELGGCSAELRNRDHDTYLAIRYSKGRLTVMVDMDDKNEWKECIDIGGVRLPTGYFFGASAATGDLSDNHDIISMKLYQLMVEHTPEEENLDWTKIEPSVSLLKSPKDNIDDPTGNFRGTPLTGWKVFLLLLCALLGIVVCAVVGAVVFQKRQERNKRFY